The following nucleotide sequence is from Chaetodon auriga isolate fChaAug3 chromosome 19, fChaAug3.hap1, whole genome shotgun sequence.
tcCAGTGGACCTCAGTTTTGATATCAGCAATCGATGAAATTCATACAGTGATCAAGGCCATAATTGCTGAAACAGTTTCCTtctatatttctgtttttgaagtTTAAGGCTTATTATGACAGTGGACAGTTCCAGTGTCACATTTAGTCACAGCTGTAACCACAGTCCAGCAGGAAGCTGGTGTCCATCACTGAACGACACATTTCGCTCTTATATTGTGTGACAGTCAACTGTACGTCCAAATAACAAACTATGATAAAGGAAATATCTTTGCAGCCTGTTCTAAAATCTGTACAGTGAGAACTCAAGTCTTaagaatgtttttctttgcttggCCTCAATTTCCTTCAGCGGAAAATTGGGATTTTCTCCTCAGCAAATTTTTTTCTTGGCAGTAACACAGTGGTTGTTTACCTGAGAAGGGAAAAGTCTGAAGAGTCTTTGTTCAAAACTTTTAAAGCCTATTCATCTGGTCGATGCTGTGGCACCCCCCTCTAGCTCAAATGAGAAATAAAGGATgagaaaatgcactttttaaaatattgattgattgaatttACAGTTTTATGAATTATTATGAATGATTTATTATTGATTGCTATTTATTATTCGCATTGGTCGGTCATGTTTCACAGGAATATAATATATTTACTGggaaaaacaggtttttaatTTGCGGCTCACGCTCACAGTTGtgccacattttctctgtgatcaAAAAAGTGTCAATGTTTGAAGTTAACGCCGATGAATCAGAGGCAAATATCCAGCCTTCATGATTGATTTGGAGGTGCATGATGTTGGATCTGAAGTGAAGTTTTTCCTTGCAGTTTCTTTATGCCTTAATCTCTGATATAAACAAGAGTTTTACCTGTGGCGAGAACAGAACGTTTCTTTAACAGAATCTCCTCCGCTGTTTGTAAAAGTGAGATGTTTGACATCTTCCAGTTATGGGAACTGCAGATGTGGAAAGCCAAggtgaataatgaatgaagcaCCTTGACTGAAGGGCGATAAAAACTCATGGCAGCACCCGTCTCCTCCATCAAATCCTTGGATCAATGAACAAAACATCTAACGCTGCTTTTACGCGCTGTATAAATAGTTTGCACTGCAACAATAAATAATCCTAAAGTTGAAACATGGGAATAAACTGACACCAATCTGGATATTTCTCATCCTTGTATCTGAATTATCATGAGACCAAGATGTCAtgtaaaaaaaactttattccATTTTGTCACAGAATGTAAAATCATCTTAATTAATCagttatttatatattaaaccttttagaacagaaaaaaaaccaaaaaacatccTGACATCATACAACCTATCCACACCGTCGCTCTGGCTGATGTCAGCAGCCGCTCTCCATGACCAGTCACTCCCATACAACAGCCTGAGAAATGCAGTACTACTGCATTGTAGCTAATTCAACCTGAGCTCCACTTCCCTTCGATATCATGCATTAGTTAATGAGCTtcagctgctgactgcagctgaagaccAGCAACTTACGCCGGACACTGGCTCAGACGTCCTGCAGAAATAAATTAACTGACTGTGGAGGTCCTGGATTTAATGACCCTGTCAATTTAATGACAacatagacaaaaaaaaatttgaaaaaaaggCTTTACTCAAAGCTACTGTAGGCACTGATTCCAGAATAAAGGGTTATGAGGCCTAATGAAGacaatttgattaaaaaaaacacctcagtgattaaaaaatctgaattatAAATAGCCATTAGTTAGGAATCAGAACCCTCCAAGCAATAATAAAAAGACCGCCACAGATTAAGAACccaaaattgtaaaaaaaaaacaaaccaaaagacTAACTGCACAGTAATAGTAATATGAATTGGCAGTAACCAGGCGAACTGGTTAGTTCAACATCtggaaaatacaaaacatacaaaaaagaaagagaaatgggaAAGTTCCTCCAGCAGACATTTAGATGACAGACATGCTGTAATGCACTTAGATGGAGTTCACCAAGCGGAGTAGGACCTGCTTGCAAAGTTGATCGTGAAGTAGCTCCAGACACTGGGGGGGCAGGCTTTAAAGCATTCATCCTGCAGCTGAAGAGTCACAGGACGACGATGTAAATCACTGTGGGAAGGGATCAGCTCGATGGCTGAAGTGAACatttccctgttttgttttttctttccatttctacTTTCCCCCCATAACATTAAACCGTTAAATCAGCCGTTATGTTGCACGTATGTCAGCCTCAGCTATGAGGTGGAAACAACCCTCAAAGGCCAATGTAGTGTGAATGCTGAAGCTGCTAGCCAGCTGTGACAGGCATGTAGCGAGTGTAAACGGTTTACTGTGCGGGTTCAGTGAAGCTTTTTGACTGCTGCACTATGAACCGCATGAAAGACGGTCTGGCTTGAAAGGCTTCATCCATACTGTAAGACCCAAAATGGGGGTTTAAGAGAAACATTCAGATGCTGCTGTTCGCTCTGGAACCACGTAGTGCAACTCTGAACCCCCCGCAACCTCCAACCTCATCAGCTGACTGCGGTGGTTTACCAGCTTATCATCTTAACGCCAATTTTACACCATAAAAACGCACACCTTCGACGTGAGTCCAGGTGCTCAGAGTCGGATCGCTCTGAGATTTGATGTCCTAAAATCCCTCTGGCTGAAAAGGAGCACAACATAGCCCTCACAACAGTTACAGTAACAGGTAACCTCACGTGGCGTGTTTGTTGGGATCCTTATGCGAGACACAGATGGCAATGTTTTTTCGTGAGAGGTCTTTAGAAAAACTTTACATTGGCCGCCATGTCCATTTTCCTCTGTGGCACAGTGAGCTCTGGTGGGCTTCCGCggtaaagcagcagcagcagcagcgccgtCGCTACCTGGAGGCATCGGGGATGAGTCTCTTAAACCAGCGGCCCACTGCCACGTCCACTCTCAGCACCAGCGTGACCCCGATCAGAAGGGACACGCTGCTCACCAGGAACCCTGAGGCCTCAAACATTAACctggaaggagaaaaaaaataaaagaggactCCGTAACGGTGGCTGGGGGACACACACGTTTAAACTAATGCAGCTTTTTCAAACGTTAATTGGAATACTGGGAATGACGAGCATAATGGCGTGATGGTGTAAATATGTATCTGTTACAGTGGTCTTCCCTCATGTGCATTCACTGAGCAGCCCAGGAGGAGTAAATGGTAGTTATATATCCCCCAAAAGCCTTTGCTGTGAGTGACTTGGAGTGAGCTGGAAAATCCATTCAGGCACTTACTTGGGTGCGAAAACCTTCCACACCATTAGGTGTCTCCTGAGGATAGCAGCTGCACAGACTGAAGCAAAGACCTGTGAAGAGATGCACGGACACTGACTGCAGAGACGTGACGCTGATACACATGAAATGGGCGGACCGAACAAATTAATTGGTCGCGGGTGATAATTTAGCGACTGGAACAAAAGCGTGTGGCGGTTGTACCTGTGCTCCGAGGATAAAGAGGTAGCGCGTTGAGAGTTGTAGAAGAGCAGAGCTGAACTGCTGGGGGTTTTCTCTCAGTCTCATCTCCATCACAGCATCCTCCCCTTCTTCCCCACATGCTCTGCCTCCCCTGCAGCCACGTACCTCGCACACCAGAGGCCAGAACAGCAGCAAGGGACATCCCACTGTGGGCAATGAGACGTGGACACAAATACGAATCTGCAGTTAGCTTCtttgcttcatttcatttatttatagaTTCTATTTGCTGTGATTCACGATAGCTCATTCTGTATTGTTTGAGTTTCTGTGGATCAACCATCAGGCTCACTTACTGTACATATTTATCATAACAAATTGAAgagtaattgtttttttttccaccagtgtTGCGCATTTTGCTCAAAAATTGTTCTGATCACACATGTAGATGAGTGTGTGATGATGGCAGACATCCAGTTTCTCACTACTTGTCGAGCAGGAAGACAAAAATATTCTAGTAAAATCCAGCTGAAGGCCTGGTTCTATCCTCTGTGAACAACAGAGACTAACCTTTCAAAGCACACACCTGCACCAAGCTGGTTGCTAAAGGCCCGACCACGTGTGAAGTCATTGCAGTCACTCCACGCACACAACACAGGCTGGATTTTCATCATTTAGCTCGGAATTGTGTGACCCAGGGACAATTTAACAGATTAATAGCCTGGTGTGATGTAGAAATGATGCAGCCTCTCTCTACTGTTGACTCACCCGCTTTCAGGCAGCGGCTTAGCAAGATACTGTCCAGCTGGCCGGCAAACGGCCAAGGAAACTTTTTCCAACTATCTGGACAGCGAATGCGCAAAGATGGAAAATGAGGTAACGAGTACAGCTCCACCACCGCAGACGTTTGGTCCGTCTGGAATGAAAGCTGCAGGCACAGCGGCAGCATTTCAACgcagacatttaaaaagtaaCTGAAAAGTTACTTCTCACAGTAACATTACTTTCTGGTGGAAGCATTCCACATTTACTGTTTCAATATGTTACATTTCTATGActtattgtattatattattatcaCTTTATTGCAAATAAACATGCATGAGCCTTGCTTCTCATCATGTAGTTAAAATAATACAGGCTTTCAACTGTTTAAACTGATTTTCTAATGAAAATTGTGTTAAAATTATTATTAGTGCTGTATAGACGGACAATCTTGTATATTAAATGTTTGTTATTTTGATTAAATTCTAacttatttaaaatatttttgatctttttgtatttattattgtaTGTTCTAACCATTTGTTTAGAACCTAACTTGTCTTTTGTCCCATCTGAATCATAATCCAACAGCCTAATTTCTCTAAAAGGaccatgatttttttaaaatcacactaAACTCACTAATCCATTTCCGGCAGCTTCTCTGTTAATAACTACCTGCGAACAAGATGTGTGAGGCAAAAGTGTTGAGGATGACCAGTGCGGCGGGCAGTACGGTGCCTGTGTGTCCATCAGGGAATCCCACGAAGGCAGCGCCCCACTGGATGGAGGGGAAGGTGGGAAGGTGACCTGTGGCGTGGAAGAACTGGGTTGCAGCCAGAGACCACAGCACGACTGGAGTCCAGGGCACATTGAAGCCACCtgaggaaaacaagcagaggcGGGTGAGCAGAGGGAAGTCTTTGTGTCATAAGGGACAAACAAACCAcgcaagagaagaagaagagaagacgTGCAGTCTAAGAATCTCACCGGTGGATGTTCCGTGCAGGCCACTGAGGGTAGTGGATGAAGCGTGAATGTGCAACAGAGCTCCcatttcaagcagcagcaggaggaaagacagagccATGCCCTCtgggtgcagcagcagcagaccaaTTCCCAGCAGgccacaaaacagcagcaaaggggCAGAGTAGACAGTTCCCAGTCCGTAGGCCTCCACAGCGGGCCTGCTGCCCACCTCTCCGCCCCCGCTCAGCTCTCCATCGTCCAGGGAACGACGCATGCGCTGGTAGATCTGGGGAATGAGGTGGTGCAGCTCGGCCTGGGGGCTGATGCCAGTGCTCGCTCTGTAGCGGGGAGGGGGTAGGGACGAACCTCTGGCTGTCGCTGCGGCCCTGGtcttcacaaacacagtgagggGGTCGAGCCAGATCAGGAGCAGCCCCAGTCCCAGGAGAAAGAAGGCAGCCCTGGGGAGGGCCAGCTGCGCCAGGCTGATCAGCTCGGCCAGATTCCTAAAGCTGTCCTCTGGAGTGGCACTAACAGCCCAGTGGAGCCCcaggcacacagacagcagtggtAGGATCCAGCGGGCCGCGAACACTGTCCCACCTGAGGAGTTGAGATTACCGTAGTGGCGGAGGCAGCGTCTCAGCAGGTACGTCCACAAGCCCagggagaagacagagaggacgtAGTGGAGGTTCTTCAGCTGGGTGTCCTGCAACCGGGAAAGAGGCGAGAGGAACGGGGACGGCTGGCAGGAGCCCTGTTCTTCCCGACAGCCGTGGAAGGAGAGCGAGAGGTAGAGGCTGCCGACGAGAAGGCCCAAGCAGGCGAGGAGGGTGCTGCTTTCTTTCCTGACAGTCGATGGGGACAAGGCTGCGGAGGGCACGAGCCCTGCAGCCTTCAGAGGGTCGTGGCTGGGGGGTAGGAGCAGGCCATCCCAGTTGAGATGGATGGGAATATAGAGAGCCAGAGAGAACACTAGAAAGGTCACTGCGCGGCCCTCAGCGATCACGTAGCTGTCTGACAGCAGGGAGGCACAGCGGAGGAGTGGCACCAAGAGGGGGGGGACGAGGAGGTGGCGTGGGGTCAGCCAGCTCGCACACTTCGGAACTTTAGATCTGTTCTTTGCCAGAGCGATGGTTCTGGATCGACGAGCTGTCCAGAGAAAGAGGAGTTCAGAGCTGAGGGCAGCAGCTGCCAGGCACCACGCTACCTCAACGTAGCCCTGTGTgagcagctgagcagcagccacGCAACCCCCCGCCATCAATGCTGTGACAACCGGGGCCTTCATTCCGGGACCGTTCTCCCTAATCAGCACATGGGACAGCTCAGACAGGATGAAACACATCAAGCAGGCAAAAGCCAGAATGGCTAATCCTGCTGCCATCTTGACTGGGTTGAATTTAGCCCAGGTGGCTCGGCAGGTGTCTCTGACCGAGGTGAGGTAGGCCTGCAGGGAGGCGGCCAGCTGTGGGGAGGGTGACTGGCCCTCTCGAACTGTGCTGAGGTACTCAGAGGAGAGGCGGGAGAATTCATCCTTCAGCTGAGAGAGGCTGTGTGGTGGGATGTCTTTGGCCATGCCAGAGTAAGTCTCTAGGAAACGGTGGACCTTCAGAAACAGAGCGGTCACAGAGGTGAAATTAAATACACAAAATCACTGATCATGCTCCAGGATATGTGAAGTCTGAGGCTTAAAAAAATGGTGCTTGACTGCTCCTGACTGAGCGGAGTACCTGTTTTGCATTGATCCACAGTGCCTCCAGCTGGCTGAGACCCCCAACTGCACCTTCTGTCTGCCCAGACGGGAATAAAGGCAAGAGCACCTGCCCAACATTGCTGTATGGGATGGGAACTcccagcagcagagccagggTGGGCACCAGGTCTGTCTGAGGCACCACGTCGGGTTCACTCtacaaacatgacaaaacaaactacaTTTCAGCACGGCTCAGACAAACATGACGTCTTAAAAGCAGCTGACTCAAGAGAGTCTTGggacatgaacacactcactgAGCCATTAAAATAAGCACAGACACACCTACCCGAGATAAATGGGATTTTCTGAGTGACTAACTGCACAAATTTCCCAAAGGCTGGCGTAGACTGTGAACCGCAATCAGGTTCTGAATGAATGACGAAGCTAAATCAAGCCCACCACTGCAGGCGCATTTATTAGATTGGTGGATTTACTCACTCCATATCAAAAATAACTGATTTTTGAATAAGAGGAATTTCCAATAAAACATTACGTCTAATAATCTCCCCTTTCTTTGTAGTTGCGCTATTTCTGTGCACTCACATAATCTGTGATTTTCCACAAAGTATTATGTAATGTTCCAATTACACTGCAATTATGAAAATCGGTGTTGAAGTTCACCTTTCTAGTGTGAGCTCCACTTTCATCCCTGAAAAGGCGCAGACTGCCTGCCGGCATCCATTTAGCGCATTCGGAAATTGCACAGTCGACCATGAACCGAAATGCTCGTGCGCAGAACGGTCTGATGGTTCACATTCATGACACAACAAACGCTCGACACTTGATTTGGCAAGATAAACACGATGCGAACGGATATTTGCtgagaaaataaagataaacaGGCAAACAGAGAAGCAGTAAACAGTCACAGGGTTTTCCTCTGCTTCCAAAGTGGCTCCTCTGTGGACTCAATCTGTTGTTTGACAGCATTTTATGTTCAGGTCCAGGAGTTAAAAGTTTCTTTCTGCTGGTCGTGAATGGAATATAAATGAGTTCTGTAAACTTTCAGCAGTCTGAAGCAGcgtttttctctcactctgcatTTCATTTACATCTCGTTAACATCTGTTACTGATTACTGGCATTTAGCAGAGACAGAACAGGAACTTTCAAGTTAAAGGTGACAATCAGCAAAATCAGTCTAACTGAGCCGTTATAAACTAACAAGGATCATTCAAAGG
It contains:
- the pigo gene encoding GPI ethanolamine phosphate transferase 3, catalytic subunit — its product is MKGLPVLSLLLWMCAVYFVGIYLFVGGFLLVRLEVNRTSSCGDVLQPGEEPVDFCRAQPRFRRAVLLIIDALKIDFARFDRNNTAPRPYENKLPVLEETVSFRPSHSRLYPFRADPPTTTMQRIKGFTTGSLPTFVDVGNNFASSAILEDNLIHQFGQVGKRVVFMGDDTWENLFPKRFHRSLPFPSFNVKDLHTVDNGILQHLYTTMVGDDWDVLVAHFLGVDHCGHRFGPDHPAMADKLTQMDGVIRSVIDRLENDTLLVVMGDHGMTDTGDHGGESQKETDAAIFLYSPSPLFPTLPSQSEPDVVPQTDLVPTLALLLGVPIPYSNVGQVLLPLFPSGQTEGAVGGLSQLEALWINAKQVHRFLETYSGMAKDIPPHSLSQLKDEFSRLSSEYLSTVREGQSPSPQLAASLQAYLTSVRDTCRATWAKFNPVKMAAGLAILAFACLMCFILSELSHVLIRENGPGMKAPVVTALMAGGCVAAAQLLTQGYVEVAWCLAAAALSSELLFLWTARRSRTIALAKNRSKVPKCASWLTPRHLLVPPLLVPLLRCASLLSDSYVIAEGRAVTFLVFSLALYIPIHLNWDGLLLPPSHDPLKAAGLVPSAALSPSTVRKESSTLLACLGLLVGSLYLSLSFHGCREEQGSCQPSPFLSPLSRLQDTQLKNLHYVLSVFSLGLWTYLLRRCLRHYGNLNSSGGTVFAARWILPLLSVCLGLHWAVSATPEDSFRNLAELISLAQLALPRAAFFLLGLGLLLIWLDPLTVFVKTRAAATARGSSLPPPRYRASTGISPQAELHHLIPQIYQRMRRSLDDGELSGGGEVGSRPAVEAYGLGTVYSAPLLLFCGLLGIGLLLLHPEGMALSFLLLLLEMGALLHIHASSTTLSGLHGTSTGGFNVPWTPVVLWSLAATQFFHATGHLPTFPSIQWGAAFVGFPDGHTGTVLPAALVILNTFASHILFAVGCPLLLFWPLVCEVRGCRGGRACGEEGEDAVMEMRLRENPQQFSSALLQLSTRYLFILGAQVFASVCAAAILRRHLMVWKVFAPKLMFEASGFLVSSVSLLIGVTLVLRVDVAVGRWFKRLIPDASR